A single region of the Lycium barbarum isolate Lr01 chromosome 2, ASM1917538v2, whole genome shotgun sequence genome encodes:
- the LOC132626129 gene encoding protein PTST homolog 2, chloroplastic-like isoform X1, translating to MVSLIFTPTNFLKPPVFNTLLSFSPKRFHCRRKAVIFNLVLGKNMCSFRFFNKLRKERTEDSVYCWCKKGDMELEEDILAFMKLSENPNAFPTRKELEKAGRVDLIEAIKKRGGWFSFGWEIEDDDNNVNANEVETVEMDFDIEEFHRRVESCQDSDLLHGNEAHLPASSSGRSIETVAEEDSGIEGILSRLEKERNSSLGIDLGKHGHISHTLSRDNIYDRSFGTTDADRTDLGKNGSLSKGRPMKGIQSDGELNHSISPAMWRKWSIQRAGPQDIDFEAGEVALGKSWIEGTTETLGDDVVNITEKRSKALQRLKNDSHNEISTRLQHLELELSLTLRSLKSKSEELSSKEVFGSSPSDLQRLSDACEFQENEIMSAQERLRLIRAHLAVLEGKMLLAIIDAQKMLDEKQKRIDSASKALQLLRTARIVWTNSASEVLLAGSFDGWTTQRKMEKLHTGVFAASLKLYPGRYEIKFIVDGIWKIDPLRPTVHNNQHENNLLIIT from the exons ATGgtttcactcatttttacaccTACCAATTTCTTGAAACCTCCTGTTTTCAACACCCTTTTGAGTTTTTCACCAAAAAGATTTCATTGCAGAAGAAAAGCTGTGATTTTTAACCTTGTATTGGGAAAAAATATGTGTTCTTTTCGGTTTTTTAATAAGCTTAGAAAGGAAAGAACTGAGGATAGTGTATATTGTTGGTGCAAGAAAGGGGATATGGAGCTGGAAGAGGATATTTTGGCTTTCATGAAGTTATCTGAGAATCCAAATGCTTTTCCAACAAGGAAAGAATTGGAAAAAGCTGGAAGAGTTGATTTGATTGAAGCTATAAAAAAGAGAGGAGGGTGGTTTTCATTCGGTTGGGAAATTGAGGATGATGATAACAATGTGAATGCTAATGAAGTTGAGACTGTGGAAATGGATTTTGACATTGAGGAGTTTCATAGAAGAGTGGAGAGTTGTCAAGACAGTGATTTATTACATGGGAATGAAGCTCATTTGCCTGCCTCGTCGTCTGGTAGATCGAT AGAAACTGTAGCAGAGGAAGATAGCGGGATTGAAGGGATATTGAGTCGACTAGAAAAAGAGAGGAACTCATCTCTTGGTATTGATCTGGGAAAACATGGACATATTTCTCATACTTTAAGTAGGGACAACATATATGATAGAAGCTTTGGAACCACTGATGCAG ACAGGACTGACCTAGGAAAAAAtggtagcctcagtaaaggtagGCCCATGAAAGGCATTCAAAGTGATGGGGAGCTTAACCATAGCATTTCACCAGCCATGTGGAGAAAATGGAGCATACAACGCGCAGGCCCTCAGGATATAGATTTTGAAG CTGGTGAGGTTGCCCTGGGTAAAAGTTGGATTGAAGGTACAACCGAAACTTTGGGAGATGATGTAGTTAATATCACAGAGAAGAGAAGCAAAGCTTTACAAAGACTGAAAAATGACAGCCACAATGAGATAAGCACTCGGCTTCAACATTTAGAGCTTGAGCTATCCTTGACACTCCGCTCATTGAAATCCAAGAGCGAGGAGTTAAGTTCAAAGGAG GTTTTTGGAAGCTCTCCAAGTGATTTGCAAAGGCTTTCTGATGCATGTGAGTTTCAGGAGAATGAAATCATGAGTGCCCAGGAGAGATTGAGGTTGATACGTGCACATCTGGCTGTGCTCGAGGGGAAAATGTTACTTGCAATAAT TGATGCGCAGAAGATGTTAGACGAGAAGCAGAAGAGGATTGATAGTGCTAGTAAAGCTTTGCAGCTTCTTCGTACTGCTCGGATTGTTTGGACTAACTCCGCCTCAGAGGTTCTTCTGGCGGGTTCATTTGATGGATGGACAACTCAG AGAAAGATGGAAAAATTGCACACGGGTGTTTTTGCTGCAAGCCTAAAGTTGTATCCAGGCAGATATGAG ATCAAGTTCATTGTTGATGGCATATGGAAGATTGATCCTTTGAGGCCCACTGTTCACAACAACCAGCATGAAAACAATCTTCTCATTATTACATAA
- the LOC132626129 gene encoding protein PTST homolog 2, chloroplastic-like isoform X2, translating into MVSLIFTPTNFLKPPVFNTLLSFSPKRFHCRRKAVIFNLVLGKNMCSFRFFNKLRKERTEDSVYCWCKKGDMELEEDILAFMKLSENPNAFPTRKELEKAGRVDLIEAIKKRGGWFSFGWEIEDDDNNVNANEVETVEMDFDIEEFHRRVESCQDSDLLHGNEAHLPASSSGRSIETVAEEDSGIEGILSRLEKERNSSLGIDLGKHGHISHTLSRDNIYDRSFGTTDADRTDLGKNGSLSKGRPMKGIQSDGELNHSISPAMWRKWSIQRAGPQDIDFEAGEVALGKSWIEGTTETLGDDVVNITEKRSKALQRLKNDSHNEISTRLQHLELELSLTLRSLKSKSEELSSKEVFGSSPSDLQRLSDACEFQENEIMSAQERLRLIRAHLAVLEGKMLLAIIDAQKMLDEKQKRIDSASKALQLLRTARIVWTNSASEVLLAGSFDGWTTQSNQDK; encoded by the exons ATGgtttcactcatttttacaccTACCAATTTCTTGAAACCTCCTGTTTTCAACACCCTTTTGAGTTTTTCACCAAAAAGATTTCATTGCAGAAGAAAAGCTGTGATTTTTAACCTTGTATTGGGAAAAAATATGTGTTCTTTTCGGTTTTTTAATAAGCTTAGAAAGGAAAGAACTGAGGATAGTGTATATTGTTGGTGCAAGAAAGGGGATATGGAGCTGGAAGAGGATATTTTGGCTTTCATGAAGTTATCTGAGAATCCAAATGCTTTTCCAACAAGGAAAGAATTGGAAAAAGCTGGAAGAGTTGATTTGATTGAAGCTATAAAAAAGAGAGGAGGGTGGTTTTCATTCGGTTGGGAAATTGAGGATGATGATAACAATGTGAATGCTAATGAAGTTGAGACTGTGGAAATGGATTTTGACATTGAGGAGTTTCATAGAAGAGTGGAGAGTTGTCAAGACAGTGATTTATTACATGGGAATGAAGCTCATTTGCCTGCCTCGTCGTCTGGTAGATCGAT AGAAACTGTAGCAGAGGAAGATAGCGGGATTGAAGGGATATTGAGTCGACTAGAAAAAGAGAGGAACTCATCTCTTGGTATTGATCTGGGAAAACATGGACATATTTCTCATACTTTAAGTAGGGACAACATATATGATAGAAGCTTTGGAACCACTGATGCAG ACAGGACTGACCTAGGAAAAAAtggtagcctcagtaaaggtagGCCCATGAAAGGCATTCAAAGTGATGGGGAGCTTAACCATAGCATTTCACCAGCCATGTGGAGAAAATGGAGCATACAACGCGCAGGCCCTCAGGATATAGATTTTGAAG CTGGTGAGGTTGCCCTGGGTAAAAGTTGGATTGAAGGTACAACCGAAACTTTGGGAGATGATGTAGTTAATATCACAGAGAAGAGAAGCAAAGCTTTACAAAGACTGAAAAATGACAGCCACAATGAGATAAGCACTCGGCTTCAACATTTAGAGCTTGAGCTATCCTTGACACTCCGCTCATTGAAATCCAAGAGCGAGGAGTTAAGTTCAAAGGAG GTTTTTGGAAGCTCTCCAAGTGATTTGCAAAGGCTTTCTGATGCATGTGAGTTTCAGGAGAATGAAATCATGAGTGCCCAGGAGAGATTGAGGTTGATACGTGCACATCTGGCTGTGCTCGAGGGGAAAATGTTACTTGCAATAAT TGATGCGCAGAAGATGTTAGACGAGAAGCAGAAGAGGATTGATAGTGCTAGTAAAGCTTTGCAGCTTCTTCGTACTGCTCGGATTGTTTGGACTAACTCCGCCTCAGAGGTTCTTCTGGCGGGTTCATTTGATGGATGGACAACTCAG TCAAACCAGGACAAATGA
- the LOC132626129 gene encoding protein PTST homolog 2, chloroplastic-like isoform X3, with protein sequence MVSLIFTPTNFLKPPVFNTLLSFSPKRFHCRRKAVIFNLVLGKNMCSFRFFNKLRKERTEDSVYCWCKKGDMELEEDILAFMKLSENPNAFPTRKELEKAGRVDLIEAIKKRGGWFSFGWEIEDDDNNVNANEVETVEMDFDIEEFHRRVESCQDSDLLHGNEAHLPASSSGRSIETVAEEDSGIEGILSRLEKERNSSLGIDLGKHGHISHTLSRDNIYDRSFGTTDADRTDLGKNGSLSKGRPMKGIQSDGELNHSISPAMWRKWSIQRAGPQDIDFEAGEVALGKSWIEGTTETLGDDVVNITEKRSKALQRLKNDSHNEISTRLQHLELELSLTLRSLKSKSEELSSKEVFGSSPSDLQRLSDACEFQENEIMSAQERLRLIRAHLAVLEGKMLLAIIDAQKMLDEKQKRIDSASKALQLLRTARIVWTNSASEVLLAGSFDGWTTQDK encoded by the exons ATGgtttcactcatttttacaccTACCAATTTCTTGAAACCTCCTGTTTTCAACACCCTTTTGAGTTTTTCACCAAAAAGATTTCATTGCAGAAGAAAAGCTGTGATTTTTAACCTTGTATTGGGAAAAAATATGTGTTCTTTTCGGTTTTTTAATAAGCTTAGAAAGGAAAGAACTGAGGATAGTGTATATTGTTGGTGCAAGAAAGGGGATATGGAGCTGGAAGAGGATATTTTGGCTTTCATGAAGTTATCTGAGAATCCAAATGCTTTTCCAACAAGGAAAGAATTGGAAAAAGCTGGAAGAGTTGATTTGATTGAAGCTATAAAAAAGAGAGGAGGGTGGTTTTCATTCGGTTGGGAAATTGAGGATGATGATAACAATGTGAATGCTAATGAAGTTGAGACTGTGGAAATGGATTTTGACATTGAGGAGTTTCATAGAAGAGTGGAGAGTTGTCAAGACAGTGATTTATTACATGGGAATGAAGCTCATTTGCCTGCCTCGTCGTCTGGTAGATCGAT AGAAACTGTAGCAGAGGAAGATAGCGGGATTGAAGGGATATTGAGTCGACTAGAAAAAGAGAGGAACTCATCTCTTGGTATTGATCTGGGAAAACATGGACATATTTCTCATACTTTAAGTAGGGACAACATATATGATAGAAGCTTTGGAACCACTGATGCAG ACAGGACTGACCTAGGAAAAAAtggtagcctcagtaaaggtagGCCCATGAAAGGCATTCAAAGTGATGGGGAGCTTAACCATAGCATTTCACCAGCCATGTGGAGAAAATGGAGCATACAACGCGCAGGCCCTCAGGATATAGATTTTGAAG CTGGTGAGGTTGCCCTGGGTAAAAGTTGGATTGAAGGTACAACCGAAACTTTGGGAGATGATGTAGTTAATATCACAGAGAAGAGAAGCAAAGCTTTACAAAGACTGAAAAATGACAGCCACAATGAGATAAGCACTCGGCTTCAACATTTAGAGCTTGAGCTATCCTTGACACTCCGCTCATTGAAATCCAAGAGCGAGGAGTTAAGTTCAAAGGAG GTTTTTGGAAGCTCTCCAAGTGATTTGCAAAGGCTTTCTGATGCATGTGAGTTTCAGGAGAATGAAATCATGAGTGCCCAGGAGAGATTGAGGTTGATACGTGCACATCTGGCTGTGCTCGAGGGGAAAATGTTACTTGCAATAAT TGATGCGCAGAAGATGTTAGACGAGAAGCAGAAGAGGATTGATAGTGCTAGTAAAGCTTTGCAGCTTCTTCGTACTGCTCGGATTGTTTGGACTAACTCCGCCTCAGAGGTTCTTCTGGCGGGTTCATTTGATGGATGGACAACTCAG GACAAATGA
- the LOC132626130 gene encoding uncharacterized protein LOC132626130, translated as MASTPTSELSDGPVLNLINKRLRALRKKQNRILQMEESLNKGKTLNKEQEETLKSKTSVIAAIDELEKLRQPLANAVAEEIRSCHVSPPPQQQPTDDNTNTDTSVIEDLLKVLYFGSMFDVKSLQSNEFNATMLLSRTMERACCLSYDCMPVVDDGDGDEESSNDVMDLLGEKDLDLISMLSGLLVSRPVNSPLSHKYALEKCIEHAKMWIDKSEQPIEANTDVTYAGLRSKLDKIIGSLYFTTDPVKVEAAAGKYGSYAVPVEEHVEDVSVDVPLQVDTPSVQCEQKEEEAASSQEIETTEIHISNVELQQGEQDNNMSEQPAETQEVAPEAEGVDNMKDAGFNEQQSVPRRSYQNQNYRGNRGGSVGDRRGYSNGRGGRGRGGSYQNGGRNQYYDQSGNYQQRNYNSYRGRGGRGTGGGGGYNHYASGDQAGSYSGDLR; from the exons ATGGCTTCCACACCAACATCAGAACTCTCCGACGGACCAGTCCTCAACCTAATCAACAAACGCCTCCGCGCACTCCGCAAAAAACAAAACCGTATCCTCCAAATGGAAGAATCCCTCAACAAAGGCAAAACTCTCAACAAAGAACAAGAAGAAACTCTCAAATCAAAAACCTCCGTTATCGCCGCTATCGACGAGCTCGAAAAGCTCCGTCAACCACTCGCTAACGCCGTCGCTGAAGAAATCCGCTCGTGCCACGTGTCACCACCACCACAACAACAACCTACTGATGATAATACCAATACTGATACTAGTGTTATTGAAGATTTACTTAAGGTGTTGTATTTTGGTAGTATGTTTGATGTGAAATCATTACAGAGTAATGAGTTTAATGCTACGATGTTATTATCAAGGACTATGGAAAGAGCTTGTTGTTTGAGCTACGATTGTATGCCTGTTGTTGATGATGGTGATGGTGATGAAGAATCGAGTAATGATGTTATGGATCTGTTAGGAGAGAAGGATTTGGATTTGATTTCCATGCTTAGCGGATTGCTCGTTTCGAGACCTGTTAATTCTCCTTTATCGCATAAGTACGCGCTTGAGAAGTGTATTGAGCATGCTAAGATGTGGATTGATAAGTCTGAGCAGCCGATTGAAGCCAATACTGATGTTACCT ATGCCGGGCTGAGATCAAAGCTAGATAAGATCATTGGTTCACTATATTTTACTACTGACCCTGTTAAAGTGGAGGCAGCTGCTGGTAAATATGGGTCTTATGCAGTACCAGTTGAAGAGCATGTGGAGGATGTGTCTGTTGATGTACCCCTGCAAGTGGACACCCCAAGTGTGCAGTGCGAGCAGAAG GAAGAAGAAGCTGCAAGTTCTCAAGAAATTGAAACTACCGAAATTCACATTAGCAATGTCGAACTGCAGCAG GGGGAACAGGATAACAACATGTCTGAACAACCTGCTGAAACACAAGAAGTCGCACCGGAGGCTGAAGGTGTTGATAATATGAAGGATGCAGGTTTCAATGAGCAACAATCTGTTCCCCGTAGgtcttatcagaatcagaattaCAGGGGTAATCGTGGTGGGAGTGTGGGTGATCGTCGTGGATACTCCAATGGCCGTGGAGGACGTGGCAGGGGAGGGTCCTACCAGAATGGTGGCCGCAATCAATACTACGACCAATCTGGTAACTACCAACAGAGGAACTATAATAGCTATAGGGGAAGGGGTGGCAGGGGTACAGGTGGCGGCGGGGGCTATAATCATTATGCTTCAGGTGATCAAGCGGGCAGTTACTCTGGTGATTTAAGGTGA